The segment GAAACCGGAACGATGAAATCGCCCACTTTAAAGCCAGTGGGATCGAAGGTCACATAGCCATCCTTGCTGCCCAGGCGACCAGAAACCGTAATGTAAACATCCTTGCCGTAGAGGTTTGTAGTAAATTGGCCAGTAACCTGGTCGCCATGAAAATTTACATCCACGGGATGAACGGGTGTGTTTTCAGCGACTTGGGAGTTAGGCGTTAAGTTCGGAGATTTTTGCTGGCTGGCGGCAGGCGAGGTTGTTCCGGAATCTGGCTCGGCAAGCTGTTGGGAAAAGGCCGCTGATATTTCATCGGACGTGAAATGGGCTTGTGTGTTTTGGCCACTCGACAGTTCATTCAGCTTCCGGTTGAACGATTCTGCCTGTTCCTTGGTCTCTTGCGGGGTCATGGGAAGCGAAGGGCGCGAGGGCCGGCGCAACATCATAAAACCGACCAGCACCAAGGTTCCCATCACGACCCAGAGGAAAATCTTGTAAAAACTAACAAAAAGGTTGGGTTGCCTAGGCATAAAGTGCATTCTAGTGCAGTTTTTCACGGGGAATACCGTAAAATAAACACTCAGCGTTGACATTTAAGAGTTCGACAGGCAAACTGTCGCCTTCCACCTACTTTGCAAGATGCAATTGGGTTTAGACAGTTCAAACAAATTGCCGGTTCAACAAGGTTGACAGCAAACGTGAAAATAGCCGGAAACCGGGTCTCGTACACGCTGGACTCCACACTCGAGAGCGTGAATCGTGCCGAACAGACCGCTGAGAACATGGCGGCCAGGGCGGGTTTCTCCGAGGACGACTGCCATCGTATTTCGATGGCGGTGCGGGAGGCGGCAGTCAATGCCGTACTGCACGGCAACGCTTACGATCCGCGCAAGAAGGTGCGGGTTGCGTTTGAGAATACCGGAGAGGCGCTGGTGATCACCATCGCCGATGAAGGCCCGGGGTTGTGCGAGAAGGATGTGCCCAACCCACTGGCGCCGGAAAATTTGCTGAAGCAATCGGGGCGTGGTATTTTCCTCATTCGATCTTTTATGGATGACGTAAAGTTCCGCACCCTTGAGCCCGGCACCGAAATTACTTTAATCAAGCATGTTCCCGGAAACTCGGCGGGACACACGGAGGAAGCAAAGTGACCATGAAGGCCAGTACGCGGCAAGTAGACGGCGTGACCGTCGTAGACCTGAGCGGACGAATTACGCTCGGCGAAGGCAGCGTTGTGCTGCGGGATACGGTGCGCGATTTGATCTCCCACGGGGACAAGAGAATCCTGCTGAACCTGGGAGACGTTACCTACATTGACAGCTCAGGCATCGGCGAACTGGTGAGCGCCTTCACCACTGTCCGCAACCAGGGCGGCGAGCTGAAGTTGCTCAAGCTCACCAAGAAAGTCCATGATCTGCTGCAAATCACCAAACTGTACACCGTCTTCGACGTCAGGGACGACGAAGCCCAGGCCATCGCGTCATTTAAGAAATAATTGAGTCATTGAACCATT is part of the Terriglobales bacterium genome and harbors:
- a CDS encoding ATP-binding protein codes for the protein MKIAGNRVSYTLDSTLESVNRAEQTAENMAARAGFSEDDCHRISMAVREAAVNAVLHGNAYDPRKKVRVAFENTGEALVITIADEGPGLCEKDVPNPLAPENLLKQSGRGIFLIRSFMDDVKFRTLEPGTEITLIKHVPGNSAGHTEEAK
- a CDS encoding STAS domain-containing protein: MKASTRQVDGVTVVDLSGRITLGEGSVVLRDTVRDLISHGDKRILLNLGDVTYIDSSGIGELVSAFTTVRNQGGELKLLKLTKKVHDLLQITKLYTVFDVRDDEAQAIASFKK